A portion of the Chloroflexi bacterium ADurb.Bin180 genome contains these proteins:
- a CDS encoding DinB family protein has translation MRIAETLLPEFDHEMATTRKVLERLPAEKYSWTPHPKSMTMGRLANHIAEMVSWGEAVLKTNGIDLQPQGGAKREPWAHAETGALLAAFDAAVAATRAALLATEDADFGVMWSLRAGDQVFFTLPRAAVWRSTLLNHIIHHRGQLSVYLRLNDLPVPGIYGPSADEA, from the coding sequence ATGCGTATTGCTGAGACGCTGTTGCCCGAGTTCGATCACGAGATGGCCACCACCCGCAAGGTGCTCGAGCGCCTGCCGGCCGAGAAGTACAGCTGGACGCCGCACCCGAAGTCGATGACGATGGGCCGGCTCGCCAACCACATCGCCGAGATGGTCTCCTGGGGGGAGGCGGTCCTGAAGACGAACGGGATCGATCTCCAGCCGCAGGGGGGCGCGAAGCGCGAGCCGTGGGCGCACGCCGAGACCGGGGCGCTGCTCGCCGCTTTCGACGCCGCGGTAGCCGCCACCCGGGCCGCGCTCCTAGCGACCGAGGATGCCGACTTCGGCGTGATGTGGAGCCTGCGCGCGGGCGATCAGGTCTTCTTCACCCTGCCGCGCGCCGCGGTCTGGCGCTCGACCCTCCTCAACCACATCATCCACCACCGCGGGCAGCTCAGCGTCTACCTGCGCCTCAACGACCTGCCCGTCCCCGGCATCTACGGCCCGTCGGCCGACGAAGCCTGA
- a CDS encoding HNH endonuclease: MGRPARSLEDELTEAFIDGYHVAGKEVGYWGRRFLQAVRGNGGLATAKRMLLPRNEGQRKGLDALLEANRPELTVEAIVLQPRFQGLFTAAELATAKDRLGEYGKIIATLASKRDRLYPEELKPGLKYAEGAKKQVRVNAYERNPRARAACLKHHGYDCVVCGFNFESRYGPLGRQFIHVHHLKPLALTDGEYRLDAVADLRPVCPNCHAMLHRGAEVLSIEELRAKLVATAGRSADTPDAPRLPPTASARG; this comes from the coding sequence GTCCCTTGAAGACGAGCTCACCGAGGCATTTATCGACGGCTATCACGTGGCCGGGAAGGAAGTTGGCTACTGGGGGCGGCGGTTCCTGCAAGCCGTAAGGGGGAACGGCGGGTTGGCAACCGCGAAGCGAATGCTGCTACCCCGAAACGAAGGTCAGCGCAAAGGCCTGGATGCGTTGCTCGAAGCGAATCGTCCCGAGCTCACCGTCGAGGCAATCGTCTTGCAGCCCCGATTCCAGGGCCTCTTCACAGCTGCCGAACTAGCTACTGCCAAGGATCGCCTGGGCGAATACGGCAAGATCATTGCGACGCTCGCCTCCAAAAGGGATCGCCTGTATCCCGAAGAACTAAAACCGGGACTGAAGTACGCTGAGGGTGCGAAGAAACAGGTTCGGGTCAATGCGTATGAGCGCAACCCCAGAGCAAGAGCAGCATGCTTGAAGCATCACGGTTATGACTGTGTCGTGTGCGGCTTCAACTTCGAATCGCGTTATGGTCCCTTGGGTAGGCAGTTCATTCATGTCCACCATCTGAAGCCGTTGGCTCTGACGGATGGCGAGTACAGGCTCGACGCAGTAGCTGACCTTCGCCCCGTATGCCCGAACTGCCACGCAATGCTTCATCGAGGCGCAGAGGTACTCAGCATTGAAGAGCTTCGTGCGAAGCTCGTAGCCACAGCTGGACGATCCGCCGATACACCCGACGCACCACGGCTGCCGCCGACAGCCTCGGCCCGTGGGTGA